The Lolium rigidum isolate FL_2022 chromosome 2, APGP_CSIRO_Lrig_0.1, whole genome shotgun sequence genomic interval GGGAAACGTCTGCATCTGGTTTCAAGCACCATAACCTTTCAGTGCTCAGGATCATTGGGTTTCAGTCAGAAGATAAGTTTGTGAATTATGTCACAGCTGTCATGGAATCAGCAGTCAATCTGAAGGAAATATACCTGCATGAGAAGCCAGTGTGCGAGAAGTGTATGTATGATCACCGGCCAAAGAATAGGTACCCGCGGACAAAGAGCCAGAGGACCTTGGTTAGTAACAGTTTCGGCATGGATATGCGCCCGCTTTTAACTCTTCACTTCCCGAGTTTAAGAGAACAGTGTTATGGTTCTGCTGGGTAACAAGAAAACATATGTTATGGTCTTGATGAGCAATTATTTGTGTAGTTCTTATTTTACACTTCGTTTACATTTTGCAACGATGACTCTTAGTCGTTTCTTATCTCAGGAAGTAACTGCATATTTTATTAGTAGTAAAATATTGCTAAGAAACTAAACTATTCTTTCTAAGGGTTCAAGTTTTCAAGAGAGCTCGCTATCTTAAATTTCAGTGAGCTCAGTATTACTTTTGCATGAGTGTGATGCCAATTTTTGTTTTGCATTTTCTAGTACGCCAGAATCTTCTATTGTCTGGTCAGCAATCAATTCAGATGTTTGCATGATGTTCCTTAAAAAACAGCTGTTTGCATGCTGCTTGTTATTTTGCTGTCCATGTAAACTAAATTATTATTGGTGCTGGAGAAAAATGCCATTTGTTAAAGTCATACGGCATGATACACATAAATTCAAATCCATGGGAAAAACCAAGCATCTGGAATGGGAAAGTTTTGTTAAACTGACACAGAAGTTACTGCAACGATTGTAAGGTTGAGAAAGGGGACAGAAGACCTTCCAGATTAATGACATGCTCTCAAAGAACCATATCAACACGATACACATTTACACATCACTGGATCAAAATCCAATATATATCTGCAAACTCTCAAACTTGGCATTAGCTAACCATATATATAGTTCAGTTTTCAGATCATAAATTCCCAAAGGACCATACAAACTGATGCACTCATCACTAACATGACAAACACATAATTACAAACCTGGTATAACATTTACTTACAGTACCACAGGATTATGTAGTTCTTGAGTTAATGGCATGATTTGCAATAATGCCACGGTTACTTTTTACTGGTTTTGATTGATTATACAAGGAACTATGCAAGCTGATATTAAATAAACTACCTGAAAAGCCTTCAGCTATCTTTTCAGGCACACAAAGTGATAAAGGTTTTTTAATGAAAACACTACGGTAATCTTGCCTTATGATCATCGCTCATTACAGAGAAGTCCAGGAAGTGAATCCTGGCACCTGATTCGATGCACTGGGTCATTAGCTTCCTCATTGAACACCTATGCTTCTTTGACCGTGGAAACATAATTGGCTTTAAAGGCTTCATGTGCTTGCATTTTTCACATGACAGTCTCTTATAAAGGTACACATACTTCagattgatcgctgcattcatgacACGCCTGACATGACTCGCCATGTAAGACTCGAAGCAGAAGATGATGAGCTTGGTAAGACGGTGGTGCTTGAAATTTGATGTAGGTGATTCCCACTCTACGCCCTTCTCCTCGATATACAAGCCTTCTCTCCTCTTATCCTTATCCATTTGCATTTCACACGGATGATCAATTACCTGCATTCCACCCATAGGACATAGGTAAATGGAACAGTTTGGTTTCACTGCAGACATCTATCGACCAAGTAAACCCCAGGTGCGTGCAACCATAAGGGAAATAATAACACAACAACTCAAACAAAAAAATAACAGAAGAAGCTTTAGGTTCGAACAAACCATCATGTAGAACTCCTCCAGGGATGGCGCAGCTTCCAGAATGAACATTGTCCATATGAGATCATACCCTTCAGGAATATGACCTAGATTGACAATCCTTAGTCTGTTGAACGCAGATGCTAGCCTTTTGGTCAGAGACTCTGGTTGAACCCAAATCTGCAAGAATAAACACATGATAGGATAAGTAGAGAGCAAGTGAAGAAAGAACAAATCAGTCATCCCAGACTTACCTTTTCACATCTAAACCCCAACATCAGGTCCCGTACAGAGGTCTCACAAAGTAACGTACTTAACTTGATCATCTTGTGGCAACTAAGAGCAGCATTTTCGAGGCTCACAACCTCGAGCAATGGGACATGACCGAATGACAGCGGTATTTCTTCGAAAGACCTCCAAAACGCGAAGTCTGTCCGGGTGAGTCTTGGGAGCCACTTGAGTTCAACTTTGCCAAAAAGGCACCTGACCATACTGAGCTCACAGAGCTGCGCGTGCTCAACTTGGTGTGTTATCATACGCATTGTGCCGCAACGGAGAAAACCTAAATACTTCAATTGCTTGCAAGTGCCGATGATGTTGGAGAGGAAGTCGGATTCAGAAAATATCAAATTCTCCAGGGAGAGGCGTGTCAGACCAGTAAATACATCGAGACACGCATAAAAGAATGACACGAACCAGGCCCCGTAGTTCAGATGATCCTCAAGCCTGCACTGTTTACTTTCCTTCACTGTCAGAACTGTGAATTCGGCCTTCTCAATCTTGTGTGTGGCCATGGCATTGCCAATAGCGTGTCCAATGGATATGGGGACATCATCGCTCAAGTAGAACTCCGTGCTCAAGAGGCGGACAGTGTGTCGTCCACCCGGATCCCTGCGTGCCAGCATGCTTTTTGTCGCTTCAACCACGGCTGCATTCATCCGAACCAAGTCATCACCACCAGAGATATTGGCGCTTGACACCCCCTGAGGCACGAAATCCTTGGCATTTATCACGAGTCGGGAGAGCTCAGCAGAGAGCCCACTCCACCGTCTAGAGAGGATGCAAGTTCTCGCGGCGTCGCGGACATCGAGTCGGTCGAGGATGCTGATCAGAATGTCGCCAGGCAATGCGCTGAGCCTATCCTCTCTCCTGCGTTTCTGCATGTGGCATGGGGACAAAAGTAAGTGTTTGTTTCATACCAAGATGCAATTTGGATCCTCAAATATGCAGTTCATATACAAGCACAAAGAAGTAATTTTGATGGAGTACAAGATTTACAAATTCGAAGATGTATTACTGTATGAAGGAAGTCATTTTGATTCAGTCTTAGAGATACAATTCTACATACTGTCGTACAGATGCAATTTTCATGGTTTTACAGGTTTTTAAGAAGATTAGAGGACTATGTTGTCTCTGGAAGCAAAAGATGTAGAGGAAAAGAAACGACAAGGACTCACCCGTATGCTTGGAACGCATGGTTTGGCCGTCGATCTGGCAGCCGGTGGCCGTTTCGCCATGGCAGGGGAGGCTTTCTGAGGTCTTGGGAGTTGCTATGCAGAAGATCTTGTAGCGCCTGCGCAATGTGAATCTGGCACTCGATGACTTGTGAGTTACTGGAAGGGGGTCGAATTCGGAATCCGGGTTGCCTCATGGCATCGACGATGCGACGGAGCACCGGCTGGCTGTACGAGGACGCGGCCAACCGCTACGACCTCCGCGTCTCCCAGTCCCACCTCGCCAGCGACGCGCTCCGCCTCGAGAATACCGAGCTCACCTGAATGTAGAGTTGTATGAAGGTACGGCTCACCGCTCCGAGCCGCAGAACGAATTCGACCCCCTTTCGGTTTAGACTACACAAGGAGAAATCGAATCCTTCTGATTTCTGTCTCATAGTTTCCATCCAAGGGGAACACGAGCCGATGTATACCAAGTCCAGGCGATCTCGCCTGCACATCTAAAAAAAGGTTTCGGAGGAGACCAGCAACAAGTGCCACATTACAAGTTCTCCCGTGCCTCGGCAGATCCAGGCGGGAGCCATGGGGGTGAGTTCCTTGTCCATTCTTTTCCTCTAGATCTTTTTTTTCTTCAGTCTCTGATGAACCTATTTATGGGGGAAAAAAATAGCACCTTCCGAGACGTCAGAAAGCCTCTCCGGCCTCTAATCTCCGGCGACCAGCTGCCACATCGATGGTGAGTTCATTGTCGCTCTGTATACTGTTCTCCTTTCAGCCAGAATAGTTAGAACTAGAACCTATTATGCAGAAAAGTATATTAAGTCTGTATCTGTTGACCACATAAACATTGACATCTGTGTATGGAAATTGTATCTCTGAGACTGAATCAAAATGTGGCTTCCTTGGGAAAAATATACTACACCCAAATTACATCTTGGTGATTGCACAGAAAATTGCATCTCTGATGATATTGAAATCGCATCTTTGTGACAAGTGTGAAATCAGCTCTTATAGTTGTTTCTATGTCAAATGCAGAAACGCAATAGAGATGATATGCTCAGCTCACTGCCTGATGACATTCTCGTCAACATTCTTGACCGGCTCAATGCCCGCGATGCTGCAAGAACCAGCGTCCTCTCCAGGCGGTGGAGTCAGCTCTTGGTCAAGCTCTCTCGACTGATAATAAATGCTCAGGACTTCCTGCCCGAGGGATTGTCAAACGACAACATGTCTGGTGACGACTTGGTTCGGGTGAATGCTGCTGCTGTTGAAGCGACAAAGAGCCTGCTGACACGCAGAAATCCAGGTGAATACACCTTCCGCCTCCTGTCCACGGCATTCTACTTGAGAGATGATGCTCCCATATCCATCGGGCATGCTGTTGGCAACGCCATGGTGACACACAAGGTTGAGAAAGCCGAATTCACTGTTTTGACAGAGAAGCAACACCTGCAGTGCACTCTTGATGATACGGTGAACTACGGGGCACAGTTCGTGTCATTTTTTAACGAGTGTCCGGATGCATTTTCTGGTCTGACACGGCTCTACCTGGAGAATCTGACATTTGCTGAATCTGACATGGTCTCCAACATACTCGTTGCTTGTAAGCAGTTAAAATATTTAGGTTTTCTCAACTGTGAGACAGAGAGTTGGATGACGCTCCAAGTTGAGCATGCACAACTCAGCGAGCTCAGTTTCGTGGATTGCTGTTTTGGCGAAGTGGAACTGAAGTGGCTCCCGAGACTGAGTCGAGTAAACTTTGTGATTTGGAGGGTCTACAAAGACCTACCGCTGTCATTTGGTCATGTCCCATTGCTTGAGGCTGTGACCCTTGTAAATGTTGCTCTTAGTTGGCACAAAATGGTCAAGTTAAGCACGTTACTTTCTGAGACCTCTGTACAGGAAGGAAACGCTTCGCTTCGCTCGGGTCGTCCCCCGCGGGCGACGACcgggcgaaaccctagccccctcgcctccactccctctcctccctcctcctccgccgccgccggcgagggccgccgggcaaagcccgcgcggtgccggcggcggcgggacctcCCTTACCCGCTCGCGGTGCGACTCTGCGCGGGGCAGTAGCGGACAGCGGCGGTGCTCCTAGGGGCTCTCCGAGCtcggtccggcggcggcggcccggcagGTCGACGGCGGCTCGTGGCGGAGGTGTGGGCGGACGCGGCGTGCGGCGGAGGACAGCGACGGaaggcagcggcggaggaagttgccggcggcggcgccgctcggATTGGGGCCGGGCGGGCCCCGATCCGGGCCGGACGGGCCTCgtcccggaccaggtgggtccggATTTGGCCAACGCCGGCGGAGCCCCCCATGCTGCACCATTGCTGGTCCGGATCTGGGCCGGTGGGCCCGGCTCCGGCGGCCCTTGGCAGCGCGAACCGCGAGGTTCCCCTACGTCCGAGAAGGTGGAGGCGGTGCTTTGGCTGCTGTTCGGTGGCGAGTTTGGGGTTGCCGACAAATTGACCGGCTTGACCGGCGGCGTGGTGGCGTCGGCAACGGCGCGGCTATGTCCCCGGCGTCGTGGCGAGGGTGCTCCTTTGCGGTGGTGCGCGGTCTCGGCCGGGCTATCTTGCGAGGAGTGAGGTTGCGGCGGCGCCGTCCATGGCATTAGGCTAGCACATGGCGGCTCGGTGGTGGCTTGGGTAGGTCTGGCATGAAGCTGCAGCTCGGATGGCGGCGGCAGCCTAGGCGCAGCAGCGCGGCGGCTTGGCTAAGGGGCTTGATCGTGGCCCGGCAGGCGGCCGGGCCTAATCTAGGCCTCCTCGGCCATGCTACTCGCGTCCCGGACGGCGTGCTCCTCCGGTGGCGGTGGGTGGATCCCCTCCCTAGGATGCCACTTGCTTTGACGGTTGCATGCGATGGTGTCGTCATACCCTGCCAGTTTCGTGTTGTGGTGTGCTGATCATGCCatgggctcgagctcgtggggatgccggggcggcggcctcggaaggtggactgcgcgggtggctctacggcgggcaacgtggcggtggtggtggtctctCCCTTCGGTCATGGGGATGGCGAGGAGCAGACGATGGGGgatcctggtgttggcggcgctTCGGCTTTGGCAACTCCCGGATCATGTTTCGGAAGCCTAGCTTGGGGACTAGGGCGGCTTAGTTTCGGGTGCGGTGTGCGGATGCTTCCGGGTGAAAACTCAGCGCCTCGGCGCCAACGGCGGCGATGCTCGCGGGTatcgttaccctcttgggggcgtcgttgtgggtatccGCCCCGTGGTttggctccgggtgaaaaccttagaCCTCGCggtctcgtcggcggcggcgcgttgcgtcgttaccctcttgggggcgtcgttgtggagtcCGGACTCGACTTGGTTTCGTGCATCTGTCTCCAGTGGCAAGTTTAGGTTTTCtgtgttcttcttttgttttatctttgatctgctttgtaagaggttctcctctccaccttgtatcggttcggccgttgcggctttatttataaagcggggcgaaaagcCTATTTCGAGAGAGACCTCTGTACAAGAACTACACTTGGGGTTTAAATGCGAAAAGGTAATAATTTGGGATGATTTGCTTTGTTCTGGCTTCCCTTGGTTCTCTACTTATCATCCAATCATgtgtttattattgttgatgcagATTTGGGTTCAGCCAGAGCGTCTGACGAAAAGGCAGGCATCTGCGTTCCAGCGACTAAGGATTGTCAATCTAGATTGCATTCCTGAAGGGTATGATCTCACATGGACAATGTTCATTCTGGAAGCTGCACCATCGCTGGAGGAGTTCTACATGACGGTATGTCCACACCAAAAGCTTGATGTATGGTTTTTTGTTTGAGCGGTCCACACCCGTGCTTTCACTTGGAGTAGAGATGTCTCGGTGGGAAAATCAACCTGTTCAATTTACCTCTGTACTATGCAGGTAATGGATCACCCGTGTGAAATGCAAATGaataagaggaggaggaggaaagccTCGTATAGCAAGAGGAAGGGCGTAGAGTGGGAATCACCTACACCCAATTTCGTTCATCACCATCTTACCAAGCTCATCATCTTCTGCTTTGAGTCTTGCATGGTGAGTCATGTCAGGCGTGTCATTAAAGCAGCGGTGAATCTGAAGGATGTGTACCTGTATGATAGACTAACATGTCATAATTGCGAACACCTGGAACGTCTAAAGCCAAATACGTTCCCGCTGTCAAAGAAGCATAGGTGTTCAATGAGGGCGCTACTGACACAGGGCCTCCATTCCCATGCCAGGATTCGCTTCCTTAGCATTGATGGAATTCACGATGAGCATGCTGACATGATACTGTTCTAGTGTTTTCGTTGAAAAGACTGCGAAGTTTGCTTAATAATGTTTGTACTCTATGACTTGTGGCaggttttcttatttgattttccTCTTGTAGCTGAAAAACCAGATGAAAGATATTGTGGCACTGTTGCAAATTATTCCATGAATTACTTAATCCCATTGTAAACTTTGAAGTAAATTTTAGGCCAAGTTGTAGAATCATATTGGATATTGATCCAGTGATCTGCAATGTGCATTTGCGTTGCTGATGAGTGCATCAGTTGATATGGTCCAATGAA includes:
- the LOC124690991 gene encoding uncharacterized protein LOC124690991; this encodes MQKRRREDRLSALPGDILISILDRLDVRDAARTCILSRRWSGLSAELSRLVINAKDFVPQGVSSANISGGDDLVRMNAAVVEATKSMLARRDPGGRHTVRLLSTEFYLSDDVPISIGHAIGNAMATHKIEKAEFTVLTVKESKQCRLEDHLNYGAWFVSFFYACLDVFTGLTRLSLENLIFSESDFLSNIIGTCKQLKYLGFLRCGTMRMITHQVEHAQLCELSMVRCLFGKVELKWLPRLTRTDFAFWRSFEEIPLSFGHVPLLEVVSLENAALSCHKMIKLSTLLCETSVRDLMLGFRCEKIWVQPESLTKRLASAFNRLRIVNLGHIPEGYDLIWTMFILEAAPSLEEFYMMVIDHPCEMQMDKDKRREGLYIEEKGVEWESPTSNFKHHRLTKLIIFCFESYMASHVRRVMNAAINLKYVYLYKRLSCEKCKHMKPLKPIMFPRSKKHRCSMRKLMTQCIESGARIHFLDFSVMSDDHKARLP
- the LOC124688859 gene encoding uncharacterized protein LOC124688859, with product MQKRNRDDMLSSLPDDILVNILDRLNARDAARTSVLSRRWSQLLVKLSRLIINAQDFLPEGLSNDNMSGDDLVRVNAAAVEATKSLLTRRNPGEYTFRLLSTAFYLRDDAPISIGHAVGNAMVTHKVEKAEFTVLTEKQHLQCTLDDTVNYGAQFVSFFNECPDAFSGLTRLYLENLTFAESDMVSNILVACKQLKYLGFLNCETESWMTLQVEHAQLSELSFVDCCFGEVELKWLPRLSRVNFVIWRVYKDLPLSFGHVPLLEAVTLVNVALSWHKMVKLSTLLSETSTSVQELHLGFKCEKIWVQPERLTKRQASAFQRLRIVNLDCIPEGYDLTWTMFILEAAPSLEEFYMTVMDHPCEMQMNKRRRRKASYSKRKGVEWESPTPNFVHHHLTKLIIFCFESCMVSHVRRVIKAAVNLKDVYLYDRLTCHNCEHLERLKPNTFPLSKKHRCSMRALLTQGLHSHARIRFLSIDGIHDEHADMILF